A window of the Radiobacillus deserti genome harbors these coding sequences:
- a CDS encoding branched-chain amino acid aminotransferase, giving the protein MENQEIQITYTTTEKPKPNAESLEFGKIFTDHMFIMDYSLEDGWHSPRILPYQPITLDPAAIVFHYGQTVFEGLKAYKTKDGHVRLFRPNKNMERLNRSNRRLCIPEIDEEFALQAIRELVRLEKDWIPTAPGTSLYIRPFIISTEPYLGVAPSKRYQFIIILSPVGAYYKEGINPVKIAVEQTFVRAVNGGTGEAKTAGNYASSLKAQELVAEKGYAQVLWLDGVEKKYIEEVGSMNMFFKVDGEVITPSLNGSILEGVTRNSVITLLQHWGIPVIEKKISIDEIYQAYKDGLLEEAFGTGTAAVISPVGELSWNGEKLAINGGKIGEVSQRLYDTLTGIQYGTKEDTFNWIIEVS; this is encoded by the coding sequence ATGGAAAATCAAGAGATACAAATAACGTACACTACAACGGAAAAACCGAAGCCAAATGCCGAATCATTGGAGTTCGGCAAAATTTTTACGGATCATATGTTTATAATGGACTACTCCTTAGAGGATGGCTGGCATAGTCCGAGAATCCTGCCTTATCAGCCTATTACACTGGATCCCGCGGCCATTGTATTTCATTATGGACAAACCGTTTTTGAAGGGTTAAAAGCCTATAAAACAAAGGATGGACATGTTCGGTTATTTCGTCCGAATAAAAATATGGAACGATTAAATCGGTCTAATAGAAGACTTTGTATCCCGGAGATTGACGAGGAGTTTGCCTTACAAGCAATTCGAGAACTAGTGAGATTAGAAAAAGATTGGATTCCAACAGCTCCAGGAACGTCATTATACATACGTCCGTTCATAATCTCCACAGAACCATACTTAGGGGTAGCACCATCAAAACGGTATCAGTTTATTATTATTTTATCTCCTGTAGGCGCTTACTATAAAGAGGGGATTAATCCTGTGAAAATCGCAGTTGAACAAACGTTTGTTCGCGCTGTGAATGGTGGTACAGGAGAGGCTAAAACGGCAGGGAACTATGCTTCAAGTCTAAAGGCTCAAGAGCTGGTTGCTGAAAAAGGCTATGCACAGGTTCTATGGTTAGATGGTGTGGAGAAGAAATATATCGAAGAAGTAGGAAGTATGAACATGTTCTTTAAAGTAGACGGAGAAGTGATTACTCCTAGTTTGAACGGCAGCATATTAGAAGGGGTTACCCGCAACTCGGTTATTACACTGTTACAGCACTGGGGAATTCCAGTAATCGAAAAAAAGATATCCATCGACGAGATTTATCAAGCATATAAAGATGGATTATTAGAAGAAGCGTTTGGTACTGGGACAGCTGCCGTTATTTCACCAGTTGGCGAATTGTCCTGGAACGGTGAAAAGCTTGCAATTAACGGCGGCAAAATCGGAGAGGTTTCCCAGCGGTTATATGATACACTAACCGGAATTCAGTATGGGACAAAAGAAGATACCTTTAATTGGATTATTGAAGTTTCTTAG
- a CDS encoding MFS transporter, which produces MTLGNSMLIPILPAMQSNLKLSSFQVSMTITIFSIAAAICIPIFGYLSDRFSRKAIIVPSLIIYGLGGLLAGIASAWIDNAYLWIIVGRTLQGVGAAGTAPIAMALTGDLFKGGQQSKVLGLVEASNGFGKVLSPIVGSALALIVWYGPFWGFPIFCLVSVLLTAFFVKEKKKTKQPPPFGKYVRGLFSVFKTEGKWLLTTYLAGATCLFTLFGVLFYISDVLETEYNIDGILKGCILAIPLLFLMSTSFTTGSKIGKNLKVMKKLIIVGLLIMTLSFVSLVFFERLILFIGILILSSIGTGLVLPCLNSLITGSVGAARRGVVTSLYGSVRFLGVAAGPPVYGWLMSWSRTGMFLSTAGLTLFVFLLCLLLIKPENNTAGNESDSQTNTLFTKLQLTSE; this is translated from the coding sequence ATGACACTTGGGAATTCAATGTTGATTCCTATTTTACCAGCCATGCAATCAAACTTAAAGCTTAGTTCATTTCAAGTGAGTATGACGATTACCATTTTTTCTATTGCCGCGGCCATCTGTATTCCTATATTTGGCTATTTGTCCGATCGATTTTCAAGAAAAGCAATTATCGTACCATCCCTTATTATTTATGGACTCGGCGGATTGCTAGCAGGAATAGCATCTGCTTGGATAGATAATGCTTATTTGTGGATCATTGTCGGACGCACCTTACAAGGGGTGGGAGCTGCAGGAACCGCACCTATAGCAATGGCTCTAACAGGGGATTTGTTTAAAGGCGGTCAACAGAGTAAAGTACTTGGATTGGTAGAAGCATCCAATGGTTTTGGGAAGGTTTTATCTCCTATAGTTGGTTCAGCTTTAGCTTTAATCGTTTGGTATGGTCCTTTTTGGGGATTTCCTATTTTTTGTTTAGTTTCTGTTCTACTAACAGCATTTTTCGTAAAAGAAAAGAAAAAAACGAAACAGCCACCACCGTTTGGGAAGTATGTCAGAGGTTTATTCTCTGTTTTTAAAACGGAAGGTAAGTGGCTGCTTACCACTTATTTGGCAGGAGCTACCTGTCTCTTCACGTTATTCGGCGTTCTTTTTTATATTTCCGATGTATTGGAGACAGAATATAACATCGATGGCATATTAAAGGGCTGTATCCTTGCCATTCCTTTATTATTTCTGATGTCGACTTCTTTTACGACAGGAAGCAAAATTGGGAAAAACCTAAAGGTAATGAAGAAGTTAATTATTGTCGGTTTGTTAATCATGACACTTTCGTTTGTCTCTCTCGTCTTTTTTGAACGTTTGATCCTTTTCATTGGGATACTCATATTAAGTAGTATCGGAACAGGACTCGTTCTTCCTTGCCTGAACAGCCTAATTACTGGTTCCGTAGGGGCAGCAAGACGAGGAGTCGTTACATCCTTATACGGTTCTGTTCGTTTTTTAGGAGTTGCAGCAGGACCACCGGTTTACGGATGGCTGATGAGCTGGTCAAGAACAGGAATGTTTCTATCAACAGCAGGATTAACTTTATTCGTATTCTTATTATGCTTACTACTCATTAAACCGGAAAATAATACAGCGGGTAACGAATCGGATAGCCAAACAAATACGTTGTTTACGAAACTTCAACTAACGAGTGAATAG